One part of the Streptomyces sp. NBC_00286 genome encodes these proteins:
- a CDS encoding ATP-binding protein codes for METFELSRLTDFDFEAVCKDVFEEEFGLRFEIFTSGADGGVDLRHTYPDGSSLIIQCKHWHRSTRAKLVEHVTKVESVKVAHLNPARYVLATSLTLTRGSKDKLFAALQPYVKSPDDIYGKDEIDALLRKHELVVRRHLRLWLTSASVLNSLLVKNIVTRSQALVRELEQTLLTYAVNPSYVRALEILETKRVCVIAGIPGVGKTTLAHILCAQYLRDGYELVEISEDAEEVNHIWDDEVKQVYYYDDFLGQTTLDEKLGKNEDGRLLSLMKRVARDPSKRLILTTREYILAQAKQRYERLDRHSFDPQMYVLDLKNYTFRCRASILYNHVYNSPLPASVKASFASPEIYRPIIEHRNFNPRIVAATLAEAELLSDQPDLAPSDILANLEDPHRLWDHIVTHQLSDTDVKLLKVIFSFLANIRLKDLQDLWGMYGESLRDLKKTLSILDGTMLKTSQRLGEIHVGFHNPSVRDYFVNLIQSDSAELVSLMSLVRYYEQFEALWLQFPAPGNGPMLSTYKELKRELEEAAVTAFRAIPFDAHSRRGAPVIDFARRAWVYLEIGRDVGSAVIRGMGLEAVAENKERMNAANGAVDYNALLQILDEDETPEGRHAFADAVTSAIEWALADISDWTLIDEAERVLLNVEHYAPGAEVEEALETLESVRYEYAKDAIDDWSQPHEGPVSSAAEMKEIIDYYRAIPDAPHFDGFETAEEAVYGIDWEHLSAFSGRRSDQENRPTWAAAREVEHMMQTLRNANSPDSEFFQRGH; via the coding sequence TTGGAAACGTTCGAGTTGAGCCGCCTGACAGACTTCGACTTCGAAGCGGTCTGTAAAGACGTGTTCGAGGAAGAATTTGGGCTCCGGTTCGAAATCTTCACCTCGGGCGCCGACGGTGGCGTAGATCTGCGTCATACCTACCCCGATGGCTCATCGCTAATAATTCAATGCAAACATTGGCACAGGTCTACGCGCGCCAAACTCGTGGAGCATGTCACCAAGGTTGAGTCCGTCAAGGTGGCTCATCTTAACCCTGCGAGGTACGTGTTGGCCACCTCTCTAACGCTTACGAGGGGCTCCAAAGATAAACTTTTTGCTGCCCTGCAGCCGTATGTGAAATCTCCCGACGACATTTACGGAAAGGACGAGATAGACGCTTTGCTGCGCAAGCATGAACTTGTTGTGCGTAGGCACCTGCGTCTATGGCTAACGAGTGCATCCGTGCTGAACTCGCTGCTCGTTAAAAATATCGTTACTCGATCTCAAGCGCTGGTTCGAGAGCTAGAACAGACGCTCCTCACCTATGCGGTTAACCCAAGCTACGTACGGGCGCTAGAGATTCTGGAGACAAAGCGCGTCTGCGTGATTGCGGGCATACCTGGGGTCGGCAAGACAACACTCGCCCACATCTTGTGCGCTCAGTACCTCAGGGATGGGTATGAGCTGGTTGAAATATCGGAAGACGCAGAGGAAGTGAATCACATCTGGGACGATGAAGTGAAGCAGGTCTATTACTATGATGATTTTCTGGGACAGACAACGCTGGATGAAAAGCTGGGAAAGAATGAGGACGGTCGCCTTCTGTCACTCATGAAGAGGGTGGCACGCGATCCTAGCAAGAGGTTGATTCTGACCACGCGTGAATACATTCTGGCTCAGGCTAAACAGCGGTACGAGAGGCTTGACAGGCATTCGTTCGACCCGCAGATGTATGTTCTCGATCTAAAGAACTACACCTTTCGGTGCCGTGCATCCATCCTCTATAATCACGTCTACAATTCCCCGTTGCCCGCGAGCGTCAAGGCATCGTTTGCATCTCCGGAGATTTACCGACCCATCATCGAGCATCGCAACTTCAATCCTCGGATCGTGGCCGCAACACTTGCTGAGGCGGAGCTACTTTCGGACCAGCCCGACCTGGCGCCCAGCGATATCCTTGCCAATCTGGAAGATCCCCATCGACTCTGGGACCATATAGTCACGCACCAGCTCAGCGACACCGACGTAAAGTTGTTGAAGGTCATATTTTCATTCCTCGCCAATATTCGACTCAAGGATTTGCAGGATCTTTGGGGGATGTACGGGGAGTCTCTGCGTGACCTCAAAAAGACGCTGAGTATTCTAGACGGCACCATGCTTAAAACATCGCAGAGGCTTGGGGAAATCCATGTAGGCTTCCATAATCCGTCTGTGCGCGACTATTTCGTTAACCTCATTCAATCCGATAGTGCAGAGCTCGTCTCGCTAATGAGCCTCGTCAGATATTACGAGCAATTTGAGGCTCTGTGGCTGCAATTTCCAGCCCCCGGCAATGGCCCCATGCTCTCGACGTACAAGGAGCTCAAACGTGAGTTGGAGGAGGCTGCGGTTACTGCATTTCGCGCTATACCGTTTGACGCTCATAGTCGTCGAGGGGCGCCAGTTATCGACTTTGCCCGGCGAGCTTGGGTGTACTTGGAGATTGGGCGAGATGTCGGCTCTGCCGTAATCCGTGGCATGGGACTTGAAGCGGTTGCTGAGAATAAGGAGAGGATGAATGCAGCGAACGGGGCGGTGGACTATAACGCGTTGCTGCAGATTCTCGACGAGGATGAAACGCCGGAAGGTCGACATGCCTTCGCTGACGCCGTCACCTCTGCTATTGAGTGGGCTTTGGCGGACATCAGTGATTGGACACTGATCGATGAGGCTGAGCGTGTGCTACTTAATGTGGAGCACTATGCTCCAGGGGCGGAAGTCGAAGAGGCCCTGGAGACACTTGAGTCAGTGCGCTACGAATACGCCAAAGATGCCATTGATGACTGGTCGCAGCCGCACGAGGGGCCGGTTTCGTCCGCGGCAGAAATGAAAGAGATTATCGACTACTACCGCGCTATCCCGGATGCTCCTCATTTTGACGGTTTCGAGACAGCGGAGGAGGCCGTATATGGGATCGACTGGGAGCACCTGTCGGCCTTTAGCGGTAGGCGATCGGATCAGGAGAATAGGCCGACTTGGGCAGCGGCAAGGGAAGTCGAACACATGATGCAAACGCTGCGAAACGCGAATAGCCCGGATAGTGAGTTCTTTCAGCGTGGCCACTGA